TCAATTCTTTTAAATCGTCGTTGCTTTATGCCGTCATTTTTTCAGGAATGACCGCCCAATGGCTCCTGGGCCCGTACCTCTATCTCGGTTATCCCAAAATAACCGTAGGTGGGTTTAGTATGATTGGATATGTGATTTTATTTAGTGCCATTACCGGAATCGCAGGCGCTTATAAAGCCAAAATCATTCTGAAAATTGTCTATTGGAAACGGCGGCTACAAACACCGCGTGCGCATATCATCTTTATCGTTTTGTCCGGATTTGCGCTCGCTGCAATCATTTACTTCAGTAAAGATGTCGCTTATGGCCCTGGAAAAGAAGTCATGAACCGGATCCTCTTTGAAGGGCAAAATGAAGGTTCTATCTGGCTGATCCTCAGCAGGTTTTTTGGAGCGATAATCTCTTACTGTACCGGTATTGCCGGTGGAGTATTTGCTACTTCGCTTTCTACCGGCGCTGCCATAGGCGAGCTGCTTACGGGATTGATGAATCTGGATAAAGACAATAAAGTACTGATTCTGGTATCTATGATTGGCTTTCTTACAGGCCTTACCCGATCACCCTTTACCGCATCTATCCTTGTATTGGAAATGACAGACCGTCATTCTGCGATTTTCTATTTTTTGCTTGCCGGCCAGATCGCCGCACTATCTGCCCGCCTGGTTGACAGAAAATCCATCTACGAAAGACTGGAAGGCCAGTTCCTTCATTGATGTTTATTCTTTTTCCCAGCCACACAGACGGGAAATATACTCCTTGCTGCCATCGGTAATCCATGCATCCAGTTGCGCAGGATCTTTCAATTGTTGTCCGCGTTTGCGCGGAACTGCCAGAAATCCACAGGTAACATCGGGCAACGAACTCATATCGCTCCAAAGTTTTTCCATTTGAGCGACGGGATATATGTCTTCCTGCCCATGTCCCCAGCGATATTTCACATTTTTGATGGTGACGTACGTAGGCAACCTCCAGGCATGATCTCTGACAATCGTGTCAATATCCATTTTTCCCGAAAGGAGTTGCTCGCGGTTCAGCCCAAACCACCCCATCAATTGGTCTATGTCAATCCAGGTGGTCATAGAATTGTAATAGCTGAGTTTCAGTTCATCATCCTCACCCGGCTGGGCGAGGCCTTCGAGAAGCCGAACCTTCCCGTTGACGGTGGCGAGCCCTCCTCCCCGGTCTTCAATTCTTCTGGGGACCACTTCAAACGTAAGCATATTGCCCGATTGTAGATGATAACCCAGGGCACGCGGATCAAGATCTGCACCCAGCGTATCGATATTGTGGAGCATCAGCGTTTTGATCGAAGGTATCTCTTTCAGCATTCTGCTGAGCGTACCATTTCGGAGGAGATTGGATACTTCATACCAGTGTCCCAGCGGACTGAGCCGTTGCTCCGCCAGATTTTCCGTATAGTCGTTTCCTTCTCCTTTTTCGGTAGCCCATTGCACCAAAGTATTTCGGACTGCATCCTTGACTTTTTGTTTGTTTTCATCGAGCATTTCCTGAGGCGTTTCTTCCCACAGGTATTTCAGATCGCGTTCCATGGGTATAAACCGCTGCCCGATGGATCTTCCCGCCGAAAGGTATGTATGCCCTTTGTAACCAAAATTACCGGTACGCAACAATTCGTCGCGGATAGCTTCCTGTGTAAGATAAGAGGTCGCGATTATATGAGGTATATGCGCATTCAGTTTTTCTGCGGTAACGGTAGTTTTTGTCAGATGAACTTCCAGAAAGCTTCGGTGTTTTCCTGCAATTTCGACAAATGGATTCAGCGCTTTGATGACTCCCGCTCCCTGCGTCCAGCGACTACCAGCACCGCCTGCGAGCGAAAATACCGCAACTGAATGCTGCCGAATCGCCGTTTCCCCTGTTTCGGCGCAGTGGCTGTCCAATTTTTCCAATTCACTTATCGATGAATTATCCACATCTTCAATCAGCGTTTCGGCCGGAAGACGATTTCTGGCAAGACCTATGCGTCCACGGATCATGTCGCGCCGAAGCGTTTCATGCTGAATGGCGTCAAATCCATTTTTAGATTTGATTGCTGCAACTTTGTGATCCTCGGCAGAGCCTTTGCTATTCGTAGTGGTATTGACCTTAAAGAGGCTGCTAACCATCGTGCGCAATAAAGGCAAAACTTCCGTATCGGGATTGGCTACGGTAGTGAAATAGTCAAATTCCTCTTTTCGGTTGAATGGAATTGCCGAAGGCTCTCCATTGACCAGTCCTGAAACATGAATATTGTAATAGATCGAAGGCATCAGGGCATAATTGCCATGCTTTAAAGTAGCGAAAGACCCCTGATTGTTGACCGAAAAATTGTACACCACCGGCTCCATGGCAAATGGCAATCCGGGCGCAAATTCCTGTTTGGTTTTCCGCAGGATTTCCAACAATTTGACTTTGTCTGCCTGCTGATTTTTGGTTTTCACAAACATGCCCATTCCCCCGCCAGACATTCCTCCGAGCATTAAAAAACCCAGATAGTCATTGCCAAATTCTGTTTTTGCTTTCGAAATAACCCTTTCCGTAAAGGCATTGGTAGCGGCGGGGATGATGGCTTTGATCGGTCCGTCAAAGTTGCGGGTGGTAGCTGCTGCCAATGCGCCAATGTCAGCGGTTTTTAATGACGAGAGAATAGAATCAAAGATGCCGCCAGCGGATTTTCTTGCATTCCATTCTCTTTCGGCGCGCAGTAAATATTTTTCGGTTACCATCTCCAGCACAGGTCCTACATTTTGTGCCATACCGCCGTGCATAAGCAGCAGGTTTTCTGTGAGTAGTTTTTCCATGTCTGGGTGAAGATCGGGGGACGTAATCACCTTGTGGCGGGGAAGCAGGCATCCTCTGCTTATGCCAAACTCCGGATCTCCTTCGCTGGCGAGGGTACCACTGATCATTTTGATTCCGGGCCATATCCCTCCCGAATCCTGCCATCCGCCACCTGATCCTCCCAGCCATTCTCCCAAAATAGCCCGCGAGGCAATCATCCTTCTTTCTCCCTCGGTGAGCCCGCCTTCGAGCGACTGAGTCTGACCGGTGGCACGCATAAGTACTGAAATAATGGAACCTAGCAGGTTGGTGGAAACGGCAAACCGCGAACCTTTGGGAATATCGTTGACGCTGGTGACGAGTTCTATTCCCAGCCCTGTTCCCACAATTTTTGACAAAATTTCTTTCAAACATTGCCCGGTACTTTCAAAGGAAGGTGGGATCAGTCCGGAAGCAATGATGCCGGCTTTCAGGAGGGACAGGTAGTCGTTGCCAAAGTTGAACAGGTCCTTAAGGTCGGTGATATCCCTGGTAGTGTTGAGGTCAATGCTTGTCAACCGGATCAGGGGTTCTGCAATCACGCGTATGTGCGTAGAGATTGGCGGTTTTACCTCGCGATCTCTGCCAAACACGCCCAGATCTACCGAAATATTTATGACCCGGGCACCTTCGGGATAGTCCATTCCCAGGAAAAAAATATCAGACCAGCAACTGTGACTCAGATCCAGGCGCACCGGGGTATGTTCGGTAAGTATGGGGAAAAAATGTCTGTCTCCCTCCCTTTTCAATAAGAGCGAATGAAAGCGTATCGGGTGTTCGGCGATATTGCCCCCGCGAAACAGCCATTGGTTGCCTTTGCTGGCCCTTACACTTTTGCGCACCTGATCACTCAGAATTTGGAAAGAGAGATGGTGATAGGCTTCAGCCAGCCCACTGGCTAGGTTGCCATTCATCCCCGAATCTGCGGCATCGCGATGAAATGCAGTAATTGCGTATTCAAATCTTCTTTGCAGGAGATCCGCAAAACCTTCAGACGGCAGGTTGCCTGTCCGGGGCAAGTCCGGGTGTTCCTGCACAAAAAACCGGTATCCGGCATATAGAAACAGACACGCCCTTACCCGGTGGTAAAGGCTTTCCGAATGCATACGAAACTGATCGACTTCGGCAAGGGATTGCAGCAATTGCGGGAGCGGCATTTGAGCGGCCAGACTGAAAAACGACTGGTTTTGCTTTTCCCTGTCATTACTGACAATGGTTTCCAGAAATGGATTTGTCATGATCTGCGTGAAGATTCTCCCAGTATTTGAACCACATAATTAATGATTTCGTCGCGATTTTGCCCGGCGAGTCCGAAGGCAAGTTGCGCCTGAAACAAGCCATAGGAATCGCTCAGGTCAAAACGCGTGCCTTTGAGTTCGCTGGCGAGCAGGAGCTTTTTGTCGGCCAGAACCTGTAGGGCAGGGGTGAGTTGAAGTTCCTGGCCAGCGGTTAGTGTCTGTGCCTGGTTTCGAAGGATGCTGAATATATCTGGCTGAAGGATATGCATGCCAAAGACACAG
The Bacteroidia bacterium DNA segment above includes these coding regions:
- a CDS encoding chloride channel protein, whose product is MWTKLTNTTRWILDFLRSFLSKRQYDESFINASLRSLPFVAGAILTAAAAVLYAQIFNVIEVLLHSIKTNVPWLFFIITPIALVTAWWIVQKYSKAAAGSGIPQVMAALNSKRDTKKIPAGYLLGRKAFLTKIVSSVVALLGGAVIGREGPTIQVSSSIFFMIHQILPKDWPKVDRSRMLIAGASAGLAAAFNTPLGGIVFAVEELAKSHLNSFKSSLLYAVIFSGMTAQWLLGPYLYLGYPKITVGGFSMIGYVILFSAITGIAGAYKAKIILKIVYWKRRLQTPRAHIIFIVLSGFALAAIIYFSKDVAYGPGKEVMNRILFEGQNEGSIWLILSRFFGAIISYCTGIAGGVFATSLSTGAAIGELLTGLMNLDKDNKVLILVSMIGFLTGLTRSPFTASILVLEMTDRHSAIFYFLLAGQIAALSARLVDRKSIYERLEGQFLH
- a CDS encoding UTP--glucose-1-phosphate uridylyltransferase, with the protein product MTNPFLETIVSNDREKQNQSFFSLAAQMPLPQLLQSLAEVDQFRMHSESLYHRVRACLFLYAGYRFFVQEHPDLPRTGNLPSEGFADLLQRRFEYAITAFHRDAADSGMNGNLASGLAEAYHHLSFQILSDQVRKSVRASKGNQWLFRGGNIAEHPIRFHSLLLKREGDRHFFPILTEHTPVRLDLSHSCWSDIFFLGMDYPEGARVINISVDLGVFGRDREVKPPISTHIRVIAEPLIRLTSIDLNTTRDITDLKDLFNFGNDYLSLLKAGIIASGLIPPSFESTGQCLKEILSKIVGTGLGIELVTSVNDIPKGSRFAVSTNLLGSIISVLMRATGQTQSLEGGLTEGERRMIASRAILGEWLGGSGGGWQDSGGIWPGIKMISGTLASEGDPEFGISRGCLLPRHKVITSPDLHPDMEKLLTENLLLMHGGMAQNVGPVLEMVTEKYLLRAEREWNARKSAGGIFDSILSSLKTADIGALAAATTRNFDGPIKAIIPAATNAFTERVISKAKTEFGNDYLGFLMLGGMSGGGMGMFVKTKNQQADKVKLLEILRKTKQEFAPGLPFAMEPVVYNFSVNNQGSFATLKHGNYALMPSIYYNIHVSGLVNGEPSAIPFNRKEEFDYFTTVANPDTEVLPLLRTMVSSLFKVNTTTNSKGSAEDHKVAAIKSKNGFDAIQHETLRRDMIRGRIGLARNRLPAETLIEDVDNSSISELEKLDSHCAETGETAIRQHSVAVFSLAGGAGSRWTQGAGVIKALNPFVEIAGKHRSFLEVHLTKTTVTAEKLNAHIPHIIATSYLTQEAIRDELLRTGNFGYKGHTYLSAGRSIGQRFIPMERDLKYLWEETPQEMLDENKQKVKDAVRNTLVQWATEKGEGNDYTENLAEQRLSPLGHWYEVSNLLRNGTLSRMLKEIPSIKTLMLHNIDTLGADLDPRALGYHLQSGNMLTFEVVPRRIEDRGGGLATVNGKVRLLEGLAQPGEDDELKLSYYNSMTTWIDIDQLMGWFGLNREQLLSGKMDIDTIVRDHAWRLPTYVTIKNVKYRWGHGQEDIYPVAQMEKLWSDMSSLPDVTCGFLAVPRKRGQQLKDPAQLDAWITDGSKEYISRLCGWEKE